The following are encoded in a window of Podospora pseudoanserina strain CBS 124.78 chromosome 6, whole genome shotgun sequence genomic DNA:
- the NUD1 gene encoding Protein nud1 (COG:T; EggNog:ENOG503NXP4) — MGHAWLDSLSEDWVSQPGSDASVADPHSSAPSPDAQRKAKESTTTTTTPSRIPRLSRKNLDNAANSSNILGERNVNYSPRRPSSKLSQELKFSNGRSTADSRSSFSSDRSNSLSTVGSVVQHKSIASVNNRRGSTPEWKRRLVYGDLSYGEQADLFTSAGKGLENIFKPPTTGNASREESFEPRSSRFTLPSSPPVYQRDLLSSTVETQAEESVQELPEHPGAVGRISQILTTARQRRMEDSFDQSRDSENSMLPDSCTQQATTTAQTDVSNQNSLVVDSRKVSGRSDVRNEDFSPILIERRQASNGKTVFGPAELPPEELRKRLEKLRQNQRFLTGGTDEEDEADGQSDGNGKSKNGTTSTREFERQGGYINFQRGGRSAEGSFRHHRLSSGHDASEFCPEESLQASTPKQFPTVRVEPWDESAEIPVDSPQYPSAPNPSPQKAQRLLPVPPPSTASPLKLFQPYDTFTNQTLLRRLSQFQAEPLASDNSFAIAQDQSRVSRFGEGELDGYEFQDEFSHVGGVDASGLEADKENRGPASPGLDEDDQDNNGSTHHRASSRPPIFGDFTSHDDESSPWEIEDDLLRISRRRRQKSATTTVNSAYSTTTTAAAAAATTRRSVFSGAGELYSGGSRRYKRSKRTSFPFGGGDSRISTPRRRRDVSTIGTGGGLLSEIKRPRTSPSKDPTPKRRRTLHKSDVSYGTYDDDDSSAADSTAGVDAVQMSHQQMQEAILRHQQRREARAASQEQKQQQLSSEEEEEQQEEGERMAEEVEMISKAGEELGRPRTPTPNQRSSTQQRAPLLEIDPAATRSPMRSSRNTRPGTAGGHPPTSGAQPPTNRKPSIRTEDFINEANKIMAMIRSKAGLASGLASLEESEGENAQAVMDGESSYASSKEPFSRPPSREGRPPLSRRPTKQEDPELAERLKKYEEGSEMGDVIASSVRSRDLSLEALRAAREREEMEERASQIKASYGSANAGMTRTSLFDHDDGGVISDPPNLRISRNPEWQEGDVFTDEGPASYGTSNPGSVGTNSTYATQSSRGSSRGSEARKTIAPESVLHLIPDRVGNMVLDRQRNVWIKKRPSPTPAPPPVVLQGRRSRANSARSNFLPSEASEDDPFAGIPDLSVDITMEMQNLALATGRKESGSDTMFNQGSTTPESPKRGPSADVSGLSGASIATATAALRLSMGNGETPSRGPRSTISLQTNLANLKTPTRGEAKISLSEDLAALKERRRLTISFSSPIAEVIQDLSGGEDEFEWEESGVIEQVAEDIAKDVALDQLKRGRKTVSIQATPRRRTSRSRSTSRGPPRHLSFRGQTLMARPVSRIDEHEEESAQAQAQAQGGSNGPSGMELSIVPENSVVAHEGDERHGSVSIVVTPARPSTCPIPDMNNTPIISQYVGTFSLSPMSEFTIHRPEETLPLEASYVVNDHRLVTGSPSKRHVSMSTRQLVDKIAEVEPFEPYWEDMRELELRDKQLDSLHSLDDFCGQLESLDVSNNAIRNLSGIPISVLHLRMANNQLSGLTAWGHLMNLQYVDVSNNALTSLTPLRTLVHLRSIKADNNQLTSLDGIKYHRGLQSLRARGNQIEEVDFEGATLSQLTNLDLKGNRIKTVNNLDALPALSSLDLEGNQLESFSAGSDTPMHSLRYLYLNNNQLTSLSVARMPHLRLLHADKNFLVRISGFSRARRIDSLSLREQRSSTPLDLPFLLSRVYEVRKLFLSGNPLHTFEPQVDFLNLQLLEVANCGLEQLPKDFGMLMPNLRVLNLNMNALSEIRPLRYIPRLKRLFMSGNRLGDAAKLVEVLGGFRWLRECDVRDNLVTLGFYAPLQQRDNNHLVVAVKGGKEGEKDEGGRFVLPEQDRQRDREYRGRLDSNTAMRRRLWEFMVSERVPSVRKLDGLEVGGGEKKEEGGWGLEEVVGRGLVEEGRSRVVLGRRRGRGGEAEDSFA; from the coding sequence ATGGGGCACGCCTGGTTGGACTCCCTCTCGGAGGATTGGGTGTCGCAACCAGGATCGGACGCGTCCGTGGCCGACCCCCATTCCTCCGCACCTTCCCCCGACGCGCAACGGAAAGCCAAAgagtcgacgacgacgacgacgacaccgaGCCGAATCCCCCGACTGAGCAGGAAGAACCTCGACAACGCCGcgaacagcagcaacatcctcgGCGAGCGAAATGTTAACTACAGTCCCCGCCGCCCCTCGTCGAAGCTGTCGCAAGAGCTCAAGTTTAGTAACGGGCGGAGCACGGCCGACAGccgctcctccttctcctctgaTCGTTCGAATTCCCTCTCGACGGTCGGGTCGGTGGTTCAGCACAAGTCGATAGCGTCGGTCAACAACAGGCGGGGGTCGACTCCGGAGTGGAAGAGACGGCTGGTGTATGGGGATTTGTCGTATGGGGAGCAGGCGGATTTGTTTACTTCTGCGGGGAAGGGGCTGGAGAATATTTTCAAGCCGCCTACGACGGGGAATGCCAGCAGGGAGGAGTCGTTTGAGCCGAGGTCTTCGCGGTTTACGCTGCCGTCTAGTCCGCCGGTGTATCAGCGGGatttgttgtcgtcgacTGTTGAGACACAGGCGGAGGAGTCTGTTCAGGAGTTGCCGGAACACCCTGGAGCAGTGGGGAGGATATCACAAATACTTACTACTGCGAGGCAGAGGCGAATGGAGGACTCGTTCGATCAGAGTAGGGATTCGGAGAATAGCATGTTACCTGATAGCTGCACGCAGCAGGCCACGACGACTGCGCAGACGGATGTTTCGAACCAGAACtcgttggtggtggactCGAGGAAGGTCAGCGGCAGGAGCGACGTGAGGAATGAGGATTTTAGCCCGATCCTGATAGAGCGGCGCCAGGCTAGCAATGGGAAGACGGTGTTTGGGCCTGCGGAATTACCGCCTGAGGAGCTGCGGAAGCggttggagaagttgagACAGAACCAACGTTTTCTCACGGGGGGtacggatgaggaggacgaggcggATGGCCAGTCAGACGGGAATGGGAAGTCAAAGAATGGTACTACTAGCACGAGGGAGTTTGAGAGACAGGGCGGGTACATCAACTTCCAGCGCGGTGGCCGGTCGGCGGAGGGGTCTTTTCGGCATCACCGGCTGAGTTCGGGGCATGATGCTTCGGAATTCTGCCCGGAGGAGTCGCTCCAGGCCAGCACGCCAAAGCAATTCCCTACCGTGAGGGTAGAGCCGTGGGATGAATCGGCTGAAATCCCGGTTGACAGTCCTCAGTATCCTTCTGCTCCTAACCCAAGCCCGCAAAAGGCGCAGAGGTTACTTCCTGTGCCGCCACCTAGCACTGCGAGTCCGTTGAAGCTGTTTCAGCCGTATGACACGTTTACCAACCAGACGCTGCTGAGGAGACTGAGCCAGTTTCAGGCGGAGCCATTGGCGAGTGACAATTCTTTTGCGATTGCGCAGGACCAGAGCAGGGTCAGCAggtttggcgagggggagcTGGACGGGTACGAGTTCCAAGACGAGTTTTCGCacgttgggggggtggacgCATCCGGACTAGAGGCGGACAAGGAGAACAGGGGTCCTGCTAGCCCTGGtcttgacgaggatgatCAAGACAACAATGGctccacccaccaccgcgCGTCGTCGCGTCCGCCGATTTTTGGCGACTTTACTAGCCACGATGATGAGAGCTCGCCTTGGGAGATTGAAGATGATTTGTTGAGGATttcgaggagaagaaggcaaaagtcggcgacgacgacggtgaATTCGGCTTATtctactactactactgctgctgctgctgctgctactaCGCGACGGAGTGTTTTTTCGGGCGCGGGGGAGTTGTACAGTGGCGGGAGTAGGAGATACAAGAGGAGTAAGAGGACGTCGTTtccttttggtggtggtgatagcAGGATCTCCACTCCCAGGCGGAGAAGAGACGTTAGTACTATAGGGACAGGGGGGGGACTGTTGTCGGAAATTAAACGTCCTAGGACATCGCCATCGAAGGATCCGACGcccaagaggaggaggacgctGCACAAGTCTGATGTTTCTTATGGGACGTATGATGACGACGATTCTTCTGCTGCAGATTCTACCGCGGGAGTTGACGCGGTGCAAATGAGTCATCAACAGATGCAGGAGGCGATACTGAGGCATcagcagaggagggaggcgcgGGCGGCTAGTCAGGAGCAGAAACAGCAGCAGTTAtcgtcggaggaggaggaggagcaacaggaggaaggagaaaggatggcggaggaggtggagatgattagcaaggcgggggaggagttgggacGGCCTAGGACACCGACGCCGAACCAACGGTCTTCGACACAGCAGCGCGCGCCACTGCTCGAGATTGACCCTGCGGCGACGAGATCACCGATGAGGTCGAGCAGGAACACGCGTCCGGGTACTGCGGGGGGACATCCACCTACTTCAGGGGCGCAGCCGCCGACAAACAGGAAGCCATCGATTAGGACGGAGGATTTTATCAATGAGGCGAACAAGATTATGGCCATGATTCGGAGCAAGGCCGGGTTGGCGAGCGGGCTGGCGAGCTTGGAGGAgtcggagggggagaatgcACAGGCAGTTATGGACGGGGAGAGTTCTTATGCTTCGAGCAAGGAGCCTTTTTCGCGACCGCCGAGCCGAGAGGGGAGGCCgccgttgtcgaggaggccgacGAAGCAGGAGGATCCGGAActggcggagaggttgaagaagtatgaggaggggagcgaGATGGGGGATGTTATTGCTAGCTCGGTGAGGTCGAGGGATTTGAGCTTGGAGGCGTTacgggcggcgagggagagggaggagatggaggagagggcgagtCAGATCAAGGCTTCGTATGGGAGTGCTAATGctgggatgacgaggacgtcGCTGTTTGATCATGATGACGGGGGGGTTATTAGCGACCCGCCGAATTTGAGAATCTCGAGGAATCCCGAGTggcaggagggggatgttttTACGGATGAGGGGCCGGCTTCGTACGGGACCAGCAATCCTGGGTCTGTTGGGACGAATTCTACCTATGCCACTCAGTCGTCAAGAGGGTCTTCAAGGGGAtcggaggcgaggaagacgatTGCGCCGGAGAGTGTCCTGCATTTGATTCCGGACAGGGTGGGGAATATGGTGTTGGATAGGCAACGGAATGTGTGGATCAAAAAgagaccatcaccaacgccggcaccgccgccTGTGGTTCTTCAGggaaggaggtcaagggctAATTCGGCGAGGTCAAACTTTCTGCCGTCGGAGGCGAGCGAGGATGATCCTTTTGCTGGGATACCAGATTTGTCGGTTGATATCACGATGGAGATGCAGAACCTCGCGCTGGCGACGGGCAGGAAGGAGAGCGGTTCGGATACAATGTTCAACCAAGGGTCTACGACGCCAGAGAGCCCGAAGAGGGGCCCTTCGGCGGATGTCAGTGGTTTGAGTGGTGCTAGTATTGCGACTGCCACTGCGGCCTTGAGGCTGAGCATGGGTAATGGGGAGACACCGAGTCGCGGGCCGAGGTCGACTATCTCTCTCCAGACAAATCTTGCGAATCTCAAGACGCCGACGAGAGGGGAGGCAAAGATTAGTTTGAGTGAGGACTTGGCTGCTCTCAAGGAGCGTAGGAGGTTGACGATCAGCTTCTCTTCGCCCATTGCAGAGGTTATCCAGGATTTGtcgggtggtgaggatgagttTGAGTGGGAAGAATCCGGGGTTATTGAGCAGGTTGCTGAAGATATTGCCAAGGATGTTGCTCTAGATCAGCTGAAACGGGGTAGGAAAACCGTTTCTATCCAGGCGACTCCCAGGAGGCGGACGTCAAGGTCGAGAAGCACTTCGAGGGGTCCGCCGAGGCACCTTTCGTTCCGGGGCCAGACCCTTATGGCGAGGCCGGTGTCGAGGATTGATGAGCACGAGGAGGAATCTGCGCAGGCCCAGGCCCAGGCCCAGGGCGGTTCTAACGGTCCGTCTGGGATGGAGCTCAGCATCGTACCGGAGAACAGCGTTGTTGCTCATGAGGGTGATGAACGGCACGGCAGTGTCAGTATTGTCGTCACTCCTGCTCGGCCTTCGACGTGTCCGATTCCCGACATGAACAATACGCCGATTATCAGCCAGTATGTCGGGACGTTTTCGCTCAGCCCCATGTCGGAGTTCACCATTCATCGTCCGGAGGAGACGTTGCCACTCGAGGCGAGCTATGTGGTTAATGACCACCGTTTAGTGACTGGCAGCCCTTCCAAACGCCACGTCTCGATGAGCACCCGCCAGCTGGTGGACAAGATTGCCGAGGTGGAACCGTTTGAGCCTTACTGGGAAGACATGCGCGAGCTCGAACTGCGCGACAAGCAGCTTGATAGTTTGCACTCGCTGGACGACTTTTGTGGGCAACTTGAGAGCTTGGATGTCTCCAACAATGCCATCCGGAACCTGAGCGGGATCCCGATTTCGGTGTTGCATTTGAGGATGGCCAACAATCAGCTCTCGGGGTTGACGGCATGGGGGCATTTGATGAATCTGCAATATGTTGACGTTTCGAACAATGCGTTGACGAGCTTGACGCCGCTGAGGACGCTTGTTCACCTGCGGAGCATCAAGGCTGACAATAATCAGTTAACGAGTTTGGATGGGATCAAGTATCATCGTGGACTTCAGAGTCTTCGCGCGAGGGGGAATcagattgaggaggttgatttCGAAGGGGCTACCCTGTCGCAACTGACAAATCTTGATTTGAAGGGGAACAGGATCAAGActgtcaacaacctcgacgcTCTCCCGGCTCTGTCGTCTCTTGATCTGGAAGGCAACCAGCTCGAGTCGTTTTCTGCTGGTTCCGACACCCCGATGCACTCCCTTCGTTATCTGtatctcaacaacaaccagctcacctccctctccgtcGCCAGGATGCctcacctccgcctcctccacgcAGACAAGAATTTTCTCGTTCGCATCAGTGGGTTCTCCCGCGCGAGGAGGATTGACTCGCTGTCTCTTCGCGAGCAGCGGTCCAGCACCCCGCTCGACCTCCCCTTTTTGCTGTCTCGCGTGTATGAAGTCCGCAAGTTATTCCTCTCGGGCAACCCGCTCCACACGTTTGAGCCGCAGGTTGATTTTTTGAATCTGCAGCTGTTGGAGGTGGCGAATTGCGGGCTGGAGCAGTTGCCAAAGGATTTTGGGATGTTGATGCCGAATTTGAGGGTGTTGAACCTGAACATGAACGCGCTGAGCGAGATTAGGCCGTTGAGGTATATCCCCCGGCTGAAGAGGTTGTTTATGAGCGGGAATCGGCTGGGGGATGCGGCcaagctggtggaggtgctgggtgggtttaggtggttgagggagtGTGATGTGAGGGATAATTTGGTGACGTTGGGGTTTTATGCGCCGTTGCAGCAGCGGGATAATAATCAtttggtggttgctgtgaagggggggaaggagggggagaaggatgagggggggaggtttgtgTTGCCGGAGCAGGATCGGCAGAGGGATAGGGAGTACAGGGGGCGGTTGGATTCGAATACGGctatgaggaggaggttgtgggagTTTATGGTTTCGGAGAGGGTGCCGAGTGTGAGGAAGctggatgggttggaggttgggggtggggagaagaaggaggaggggggatggggcttggaggaagttgttggaagggggttggttgaggaggggagaagcagggtggtgctggggagaagaagagggagagggggggaggctGAAGATAGTTTTGCTTaa
- a CDS encoding hypothetical protein (COG:S; EggNog:ENOG503NXE2) gives MMGSREKEARNVLKELAPICTAYDSGGVDLYFLSVMHWDRRKHWGCRPEDYREALYNSSPFSGDPGVKPLNLIVVTHGCPNEGPDPKGIIRNLASRLDRIDAPPHQLGIQFFQVGSDRHARRALRDLDDGLNGVRDMVDAISFDRRSWLFGAKKLTAVGILKTLRGSVNRKLDRAKTKELYGWG, from the exons ATGATGGGCTCACGCGAGAAAGAAGCCCGCAATGTCCTCAAGGAACTCGCACCGATCTGCACAGCTTATGATTCCGGTGGTGTAGACCTTTACTTTCTGAGTGTAATGCATTG GGATCGTAGAAAGCATTGGGGTTGTCGGCCCGAAGACTACCGTG AAGCCTTGTACAACTCCTCGCCATTTTCCGGCGACCCGGGGGTCAAGCCACTCAACTTGATCGTTGTTACCCACGGCTGTCCAAATGAGGGCCCCGACCCTAAGGGAATCATCAGAAACCTTGCCAGCCGGTTAGACCGAATCGAtgcccctcctcaccagctgGGGATTCAGTTCTTTCAAGTGGGGTCAGACAGGCATGCCAGGAGAGCACTGAGAGACCTGGACGACGGACTAAATGGTGTTAGGGATATGGTCGATGCGATTTCTTTCGACAGGCGTAGCTGGCTTTTTGGGGCTAAGAAGTTGACCGCTGTGGGAATCCTAAAGACCCTCAGGGGCTCTGTCAACAGAAAGCTTGACCGAGCGAAGACGAAGGAATTGTACGGATGGGGTTAA
- a CDS encoding hypothetical protein (COG:S; EggNog:ENOG503P4VW), with protein MKSIATFVLAFGAASVVAQNQWPEGFPECGKTCISNMQGKAGSEFSNCAAGDAACLCGAANFRWGINDCADQACGNSAVAQVVKDYGVAYCSSVNAPTAIPPTVSNVPTTSADASATTTQGSESATTTESSDDATPTPVSTQTWTSTLTSDGVEATATGTTTILGISNVPGATSVPETTLTTDLLTTVTEDSTTFTSTVGQTTLTTSLTGSALSSALSSQADEATQSSDASTSTSSAWGAQVTAPPALGFLAAAGIAAALL; from the exons ATGAAGTCCATCGCTACTTTCGTCCTTGCTTTCGGCGCTGCCTCCGTTGTGGCCCAGAACCAGTGGCCTGAAGGCTTCCCCGAATGCGGT AAAACCTGTATCAGCAACATGCAAGGCAAGGCTGGTAGCGAGTTCTCCAACTGCGCTGCCGGTGATGCTGCGTGCCTCTGCGGAGCCGCCAACTTCCGCTGGGGCATCAACGACTGCGCCGACCAGGCTTGCGGTAACTCGGCTGTTGCCCAAGTTGTCAAGGATTACGGCGTCGCCTATTGCAGCTCTGTCAATGCTCCTACCGCCATCCCCCCTACCGTCTCGAATGTCCCTACTACCTCGGCTGAtgcctccgccaccaccacccagggCTCTGAGAGCGCCACTACCACCGAGTCCAGTGATGAtgccactcccactcccgtCTCGACCCAGACTTGGACTTCGACCCTGACCTCTGATGGCGTCGAGGCTACTGCCACTGGCACCACTACCATTCTGGGCATCTCTAATGTTCCCGGTGCTACCTCGGTTCCCGagaccaccctcaccaccgatCTGctcaccaccgtcaccgAGGACTCCACTaccttcacctccaccgtTGGCCagaccaccctcaccaccagcctcaCTGGCTCTGCCCTCAGCAGCGCTCTTAGTAGCCAGGCTGACGAGGCCACTCAGTCTTCCGATGctagcaccagcaccagtaGCGCCTGGGGTGCTCAAGTCACTGCTCCTCCCGCCCTCGGCTTCCTTGCCGCCGCTGGTATCGCTGCCGCTCTTCTCTAA
- the RNR1 gene encoding ribonucleotide-diphosphate reductase subunit rnr1 (EggNog:ENOG503NWE4; COG:F): MYVKKRDGRQERVQFDKITARVSRLCYGLDMDHVDPVAITQKVISGVYGGVTTAQLDDLAAETAAYMTVTHPDYAILAARIAVSNLHKQTKKQWSSVVSDLYHYVNPKNGRPSPMIAKETYECVMRHKDDLDSAIVYDRDFNYQYFGFKTLERSYLLKLNGKIVERPQHMIMRVAVGIWGDDIERVIETYTYMSSKFFTHASPTLFNAGTPQAQLSSCFLVDMKDDSIDGIYDTLKTCAMISKMAGGIGLNIHRIRATGSYIAGTNGTSNGIVPMLRVFNNTARYVDQGGNKRPGAFAIYLEPWHADVFEFLDLRKNHGKEEIRARDLFLALWIPDLFMKRVEKNGEWTLMCPNECPGLADCYGEEFEALYEKYEKEGRGRKTIKAQKLWYAILEAQTETGNPFMLYKDACNRKSNQQNLGVIRSSNLCTEIVEYSAPDEVAVCNLASLALPQFVDYNEAKFDFKKLHEVTQIVVRNLNKIIDVNHYPVKEAYNSNMRHRPIGLGVQGLADAFLALRMPFESAEARELNKQIFETIYHAALTMSCQLAKEQGTYSTYEGSPVSKGILQYDMWNVKPSDLWDWDELKAEIKKNGVRNSLLVAPMPTASTSQILGNNECFEPYTSNIYQRRVLAGEFQVVNPWLLKDLVDMGLWSDNMKNRIIAEGGSIQNIPNIPADIKALYKTVWEISQRTIVQMAADRGAFIDQSQSLNIHMRDPTMGKITSMHFTGWKLGLKTGMYYLRTQAAAQPIQFTVDQEALLVQDSAVAKTSSGLKKRAPPGSYMSSPSAVPRPMAFVKDIPSGLSNGAPTTPPPIKTPTAGEVKSRPLASPAKPPPFKADVPEGDSPKALPTEPAEKPKEESLDAPAAEVKKEAEDNDDESKEREVDIYSEAVLACSIENPEACVMCSG; this comes from the exons ATGTACGTCAAGAAGCGTG ATGGGCGCCAGGAGCGCGTTCAGTTCGACAAGATCACAGCCCGTGTTTCAAGGCTTTGCTATGGGCTTGACATGGACCATGTTGATCCTGTTGCCATCACTCAGAAAGTCATTTCCGGTGTGTACGGAGGCGTCACAACAGCTCAGCTCGACGATTTG GCCGCCGAGACTGCCGCTTACATGACCGTCACCCACCCCGACTATGCTATTCTCGCCGCCCGTATCGCGGTTTCCAACCTTCACAAGCAGACCAAGAAGCAATGGTCGTCAGTAGTCAGCGATTTGTACCACTACGTCAACCCAAAGAATGGCCGCCCTTCGCCCATGATTGCCAAGGAGACATACGAGTGCGTCATGAGGCACAAAGACGACCTTGACTCGGCCATTGTCTACGACCGTGACTTCAACTACCAATACTTCGGCTTCAAGACACTGGAGCGCTCATACCTTCTCAAGCTCAACGGCAAGATTGTTGAGCGGCCACAGCACATGATCATGCGTGTGGCTGTCGGCATCTGGGGAGACGACATTGAGCGTGTCATTGAGACCTATACCTACATGTCCAGCAAGTTCTTCACGCACGCCTCGCCAACTCTCTTCAATGCCGGTACCCCCCAGGCTCAACTATCGTCATGCTTCTTGGTCGACATGAAGGATGACAGCATTGACGGCATTTACGATACCCTCAAGACTTGCGCTATGATCTCCAAGATGGCTGGTGGTATTGGTCTCAACATCCACCGCATTCGTGCCACTGGTTCGTACATTGCCGGCACCAACGGCACCTCCAACGGCATTGTCCCCATGCTTCgcgtcttcaacaacaccgctCGCTACGTCGATCAAGGTGGCAACAAGCGCCCCGGCGCCTTCGCTATCTACCTCGAGCCTTGGCACGCCGATGTGTTTGAGTTCCTCGACCTCCGCAAGAACCACGGTAAGGAGGAAATTCGCGCTCGCGACCTCTTCCTTGCCTTGTGGATCCCTGACCTGTTCATGAAGCGTGTTGAAAAGAACGGAGAGTGGACCCTCATGTGCCCCAATGAGTGCCCCGGCCTTGCCGACTGCTAcggcgaggagtttgaggctCTGTATGAGAAGTATGAGAAGGAGGGCCGTGGCCGCAAGACGATCAAGGCCCAGAAGTTGTGGTATGCCATCCTCGAGGCCCAAACCGAGACTGGCAACCCCTTCATGCTGTACAAGGACGCTTGCAATCGCAAGAGCAACCAACAGAACCTTGGTGTGATTCGCAGCTCCAACCTGTGCACTGAGATTGTTGAGTACTCGGCTCCCGATGAGGTTGCCGTCTGCAATCTTGCCTCGCTCGCCCTTCCTCAGTTCGTTGACTATAACGAGGCCAAGTTCGACTTCAAGAAGCTCCACGAGGTCACCCAGATCGTCGtccgcaacctcaacaaGATCATCGATGTCAACCACTACCCCGTCAAGGAGGCTTACAACAGCAACATGCGCCACAGACCCATTGGTCTTGGCGTTCAGGGTCTTGCTGATGCTTTCCTCGCTCTGCGCATGCCTTTCGAGTCAGCTGAGGCTCGCGAGTTGAACAAGCAGATCTTTGAGACCATCTACCACGCTGCTTTGACCATGTCGTGCCAGCTTGCCAAGGAGCAGGGCACCTACTCCACCTACGAGGGCTCTCCCGTCTCCAAGGGCATCCTTCAGTATGACATGTGGAATGTGAAGCCCAGCGACCTCTGGGACTGGGATGAGCTCAaggccgagatcaagaagaacggCGTCCGCAACTCGCTGTTGGTTGCCCCCATGCCGAcggcctccacctcccagaTTCTGGGCAACAACGAGTGCTTCGAGCCCTATACTTCCAACATCTACCAGCGCCGTGTGCTTGCCGGCGAGTTCCAAGTCGTCAACCCCTGGCTTCTAAAGGACCTCGTCGATATGGGTCTCTGGTCTGACAACATGAAGAACCGCATCATTGCGGAGGGTGGCTCCATCCAAAACATTCCCAACATCCCGGCCGACATCAAGGCCCTGTACAAGACCGTCTGGGAAATCTCTCAGCGTACCATCGTCCAGATGGCTGCCGACCGTGGCGCCTTCATCGATCAATCCCAGTCGCTCAACATCCACATGCGTGATCCCACCATGGGCAAGATCACTAGCATGCACTTCACTGGCTGGAAGTTGGGTCTCAAGACTGGCATGTACTACCTCCGTACCCAGGCTGCTGCGCAGCCCATCCAGTTCACCGTCGATCAGGAGGCCCTCCTGGTGCAGGATAGTGCCGTTGCCAAGACATCATCCGGGCTTAAGAAGCGCGCTCCTCCCGGCAGCTACATGTCGTCCCCCAGCGCGGTCCCCCGGCCCATGGCCTTTGTGAAGGATATCCCCAGTGGTCTCAGCAACGgcgctcccaccacccctcctcctatcAAGACCCCCACCGCTGGTGAGGTCAAGTCACGTCCTCTGGCATCGCCAGCGAAGCCTCCTCCGTTCAAGGCGGACGTTCCGGAAGGTGACAGCCCCAAGGCTCTCCCCACTGAGCCGGCTGAGAAGCCCAAGGAGGAGTCGCTCGACGCTCCGGCTGCTGAGGTTaagaaggaggcggaggacaATGATGACGAAAGCAAGGAGCGTGAGGTGGACATTTATTCCGAGGCAGTGCTTGCTT GCAGCATTGAAAACCCCGAGGCCTGCGTGATGTGCAGCGGTTAA